TTCATTGCGAGAGTTATTCCGTAAAGCCTCCATAGCTGACCAGATAAGTTCACCTTCTTCAGGACCCTGATCGTTTATCCCGCGCGGCCAATCCTTTCCTCTGCTGCGCCAGACCATATACAGAGTGCGTAACTGTGAAATTGAATTTATGGAAAATAAAGCGCGGGTGACAACCCCTTCATAACCTTTACCCTCGTGCAGAAGTTTGGAAAATTCTTCGACAACATCCTCTTTCCCCTGCATCTGCATATCGATATTTTGAAATCCCTCGGTAAATTTATCGCTGTCAATTGCAGCCAGCTGTTTCCAGACAACAGGGTCCAGACCATTTAGACTGCGGCTCGGGCATTTCTCAGGAGGATGGTTCTTCATCCCGCAATAAAAGCAATCTTCGTATTCCCCAACTGAAACACGGCGGGAAATCGTGATAGCCATAGCGGAAGAAACAGAGTCATTCACGCCGTGCAGCAGACTTACATGGCACCATCCGTCGACGGTTTCCTGCTCACTGCCGAACCGGACCTCGTTAACAGCAAAGTCCTTGCCCAGCAGAAATGCATCACGGTAACGCAGGTGCGGACAATCCGGAGTCAATTTATCCCAGTCAAGATTTACCTTCCGGATGACTTCATCGTTAAAGCTCATGTTCATCTGCGGCACAAGTGCCATAACAGACGGCCAGTAGGAGATATTTTCACCTTCTTCGCTGCTTCTGACCCGGTTGATGAGCATGAGCAGCTCACGCAGGAACGTTCTGAGCAAGGAAAAAGAAGTAATAGGCAGGATAACCTTTACTTCCGATGTAATGTACTGGATGCCCAGCTTCTGGAGCATAACCTGTACTTCAGAGAAAAATGACCGCCACCCTTTAATGAATTCCTTATCCGAAGGATTACCAACCGGAATCATTATAAAATACCAGCTTTGTAACGAATCATAACCAAGGCCCTGATCAGCAACCAGCGAAAGCCAGCCTGACTTTGAAATACCTGTCGGCGTCCTTACATCCTCAAGATTAAGTCCGACAATGGTCTTAACTGAATCAGCAAGTTTAGGATGGACAATCAATTCAAATTCAGTGGGTAAGGATGTTTCCTGGTTGGTAAACTCATCATCTACCTTCAAGGAAAGGTTAAGGTTGTAATCAACCAGAAGCGTAGCCGGCATAACCTGTATAAAAACCGGCATGGGATTTAAACGGGCCCAGATTTCAAGACGTGCAACAACCCGGAAGACATCGTCACTGAAGAAAAACCAATATGACTGGTTAGACTGCTCAGCCATGGGCATGCCGCCAAAATCGCGCATGCTCCGCACAATGGAGTCTTCCAGAGAGTCGCCCCAGACCATCCAGACCCCAAAACCTCGGTTTACCATGCGGGAATGGCTGACAACTGGAAACTTTTCAAATAAGCTTGCAACCGAATACAAAACAACAACTCCTTACCTGCGGAGGAATTATGGACATTTCAAAAAAAATTGCTGAACTCAAACAGGACCCGGACTTTGCCGACAACGTGGGCATGATTCTGGTCCACAACGGCATTGTTCGCGGCTGGTCCCGGGGAACACATGAAAAAGTCACCGGAATTGAGATCAAAGCCGACCACGAAAAAATCGAACAAATCCGTCAGGAACATGAAAAGTTCCCCGGAATCTATAAAATCGTCACCCATGCAAACGAAGGTGTCTTTAAACCGGGCGATGACGTACTATTTCTCATCGTAGCCGGAGACATCCGCGAAAACGTAAAGGCTTGTCTTGCCAGCCTCCTGGACAGGGTTAAAGCAGAAGCCTTCAGCAAAAAAGAGATCATGGCCTGATAAAGCCCACTTCTACGGCCGGGAACCTCAGGCTTTCCGGCCACTTTTAATTTTTAATAATTGCATCAGCCGGAACGGGTTCTCCGTCCCAAATAGCACGGATCAGCCGTTCAACTTTCTCCGCCTGATCATCACGTCCTCTCTTCCTGCATCCGCCAATATAAAATCCGGCCTTACGCTGCAACTCGTCAAGAGCCTGAACACGCTCTTCACTTGAAAGGATTTCAGCATTCAACAACTTAACTATAGCGTAGATTCTGTATAAATCCAAACACCCTACGCTATTCGAAAGTTGATCAGGACGGCCACCGTATTTAACGGTCAACCGCTCCCGCAAAAGACCGACCGGATATTTTACTCCGGCGCGAAGCCACAGATCATAATCCTCACAAGCTGGCAGCTTTTCATCAAATGGACCAATCTCATCCCAGAATTTACGGCTGAATATAACGCAGGATGGACTGATCATACACATTGCAAGTGAACGTTCAAAGAACATTCCTTCAGGTTTTTCGTGCTTTTTACACTGGTTGACTCGTTTACCTTTACGAACCCATATTTCATCAGTCTGGCTGATTTCAAAACCGCCTTCTTCCATAAACTGAATCTGCTTGAGCAGTTTTTCAGGAACCCACTCATCATCTGAATCAAGCAGGGCAATAAACTGACCGCGCGATTCATCTATCCCGAAATTACGCGCAGCAGAAACTCCGGAATTTTCCTGCCAAAGTGGCTTAATCCTGGAATCATCGTACTTGGCAAGTTTTTCAACCGTACCATCCGTTGAACCGTCATCAATAACCAGACACTCGAAATCTACAAATGTCTGGCCCAGAACGGAATCCACAGCCCGGCAGATCAGCTCTGCCCTGTTGTAAGTAGGTATAATTACGGACACTTTAGGTCCACAGTTAGAAATATCCAATTAATCACCTGTATTATTACAATAAAAAATAATGTCCATACCAAATGTTATTTGATCATGTTAATAAAAAAACATACGCTATGTATAGCTGCCCATGGTTGTTTTTTACGCTGATACGAACTGTTATCGGCCATTCCAACTGACCCATTAGTTAACGGATTCCATTTACCTACATGAAAATTTTCCAAGTCATCAACGTTCGCTGGTTCAATGCCACCTCATGGTACGCCCTATACCTTAGCAAACTTCTGCAGGATGCCGGCCACGAAGTGCTGCTCATCACTGTTCCCGGCACGGAAACTGAATCAAAAGCCCGGGAAATGGGCCTGAATGTGGAAACAATTGAACTGAACTCAGCCCACCCGCATAAGCTGTTCAAGGCTTGTGCGCAGGTCCTCGCACTTGTCAAAAAACACCGTCCGCAGGTGGTTAACTGCCATCGGGGAGAGGCTTTTTTCTGGTGGGGCATACTACGCAAATTGCGTATGGGCTACAAACTCATAAGGACCCGCGGAGACCAAAGGCTGCCCAAAAGCGACTTTTTCAACCGCTATCTACACTCCAAGGTGGCGGACGCAGTGGTGGTAACCAACAAAAAAATGGCTGACCATTTTCTGAAAAAAATGGAACTGGCTGAAAACAGTCTCTGGCTTATACACGGCGGTGTGGACAAGAAAAAATTTACCTTCACGCCACAAGGACGGGACGAAGTACGCAAGAAATACGGCTTCACAGAAGATGACATTGTTATCGGCATGCTTGGTAGATTTGACCGTGTGAAAGGGCAGAAAGAACTCATTGAGGCCGTTGCGAAGACCAGAAACAACGTCCACGGTAGAAGCATTAAACTTTTCCTGATCGGGTTTCCTACCGCGACCAGTCAGCATGAAATAGAAACATGGCTTACCAATAGCGGTCTGAGCGAAATCACGACCATCAGTGGCAAATGTGAAGATGTCACAGCCTGTATTTCCGCCATGGATATCGGCGTTATTGCTTCACTCTGGTCCGAAACAATTGCCCGCGCAGCCCTTGAGATAATGGCCTGCGGAATACCGCTTATTTCCTCTTCCGTAGGCGTAATGCCGGACCTCTTGCCCGCAGAAGCGCTTTTCCCGCCGGAAAATGTAGACTTGTTGGCCCTGAAACTTACCGAAGCCATAAATAAGCCCGAATTCCGGCAAAAGCTGCTTGAAGAACACAAGAGGACCATGTCACAACTTTCAGGTGAAGATTTCCTGAAACGGACCATGACGTTATATCAAAGCGTTTTGAATTAACGATGCCTCCGGCGGCCCTATCTGGAAACCCGCCGGGGCCAGGAAGCTTTTAAGAAAAGTTTTATCGGAACTCTTCAAACTTTTTTATCGGTGCTTCGCCGCTTCGCTTATAGGCATTACCAAAAACGGCCTCCGCAATATTAAAAAAATATTGCGGAGGCCGTTTTATTTTTATCCCTTTAGAAAATTATCACTGCAAATCTTATTAAAAATCACCTTTAGTGGAGAGGGGGAAAAGAAAGAGGCATCCACTAATCAGGACCGAAAGTAGAACTAATCTTCTCAAGCTGACGTGAAACTTCGTAGATCGTTCGAGCGTAAACCATGGAATGATTATAGCGGTAGATAATCTTGAGTTTCTTTTCCTTGCTTAACGAATTATTCCAACCGTGCCTTTTCAGGAAATTGGCCATGCTGAACAGGGCATCATCCCGGCCAAAGAGATCAATCCGGCCATCTCCATCACCGTCTACAGCATAATGCACAGCAGTACTGGGCATAAACTGGCAAATTCCAAAAGCTCCATAAGGCGACCCCGGAATTTCGGTAGGTACGATTGAATTCTGGGAAGAGAAAGTCAACAATGCGGAAAGTTCTTTATAAGCCCAGTCCGCCTTTTTCTTGGTTCTTTTCTTGAGCCAGACCATGTCTTTTTCTTCCAGCTTTTCATATCCAAGTTCATCAAAGAAAATCATCGGGTCAGAACTCGCGGCCATATTCGCCAGATTATTAAACGCAGGGACATCACCAAGAGTGAACCCCAACTTGGTTTCCACCAGCAGCAAAGCGACCAGCACGGAAGGAGCAACGCCGTAACGCTTGTCTATATTTTGCAGTAATTCATAATGTTCACGCAGGTAGGAATAACCTCCGGCCAGCATAATAGGTCCAACATATCTTTCATCGAACTCTTTTTCGCGGGCGACTTTTTTTGCAGGCGGCTCAAATCTGCGCTTTAACAGCACTCTCATTTTACGGGCCATCAGTGAGGAACTGTATTCAAGTGAACTGGCCGAAAAAACTGTATCGACATACTCCCGGTTAAAGCCGTCAGCCACTAGCCTGCCTTTTAGCCCATCCCAGTTGTGGGAATCTGCAGCCTGAACTAAGGCCGCGCCTCCCCAAAAAAGAATAAGAAAAAAAATCGACAGTTGCCTGCTCATAAAATCTGGAACTCCGTTAAAGCCTGTTCATGGGAACATTAGCCATTTCTTCTTCAAACTCATCATCAATGTATTGCGAATAATCAGCAACATTAAATTTTGTACCGCAAGACCCGCAGCGTAAAAACACTCCGCGGCATTCACGATGAGTATATAACTCGCCGCCACAACTATTGCATCGACCTTGCTGCTCAGGACTTTCACCTTGTGCGGATTTATTAAAAATATTTCTGGAACTAAACATCAACCCTCCGTCTTACGAACAATATAAAATTTATAAGAACTCAATGTCTACAACAAAAAACCGGCAGAATGCATGAAGCAATCTGCCGGATAATTCTTTATTACTTCAGCTTAAAGCTGATCCGACCTTTAATTTGTTTTAAGAGAAGGATTCATGTCGCCCATTGCAACGTAGAGCTTTGCCAGTGCGACCTGATAATCGGACAATGCCTGAATCAACAGGGCTTCACTGTCACTCAGACGGGACTGGGCGTTTAGAACCTCGTTGTTTGTGCTGACCTGAGCCTGATAACGAGCCATAGCCATACGGTAACCTTCGCGACCGGCTTCTACTGATTTGCGGCCCACACCGATACGGTCGGCAGCAGCCTTAAGACTGAGCAGCTGATCTTTGATCTCGTAAGATGCCTCAAGCTTGGTATTATCATATTCGGACTTGATCTTTTTGACATTATCTTCGGCACGCTTAGTGTCGTAGTAAGTCTGGCCCCAGCTAAAAAGCTGCCAGTTCAGGTTTGCGCCGACATTCCAATAGTCCGGACGGTCCTGATAGTTATATTTGTTTTTGCTTACGGAAGGATCGCCGCCGGAGCTACCGTAATTGAAATCAGCAGTTACATCCGGGTAGAAACCGCTTTCAGCAATCGTCACGTCTTTTTCTGCAATTTCAACTGCCTTGCGTGCGATTTCAAGATCGGGGCGACTTTTATCAGCCTTAGCTATGCACTGATCAAGAGTCATGGAAAACGGCAGATAGGTAAGTTCACCGGAGTAGTTGACTTTTTTCTCGATAGGCAGGTTCAACAGAGTGTTAAGCCGTGCAGACTTGGAATCAACAGAGTTCTTGGCAATAAGCAGGTCCTGCTCCGCATTGGCAAGCTCAACCTCAGCCTGCAGTACATCAACACGGGGTCTGAGTCCGACCTGATAGAAAGCCTGGATAACATCAAGCTGTGACTTCAGACGTGCAACTGAATCCTGCTTACTCTTAACTTCCATACGGCCCTGCAGCAGAGTCAGAAAAGAAGTCTGAATCTTGCTGATCAGAGTCAGTTCTGCATTGGTAAGGCTCGCTTCAGTTGAAGCACGCTGCAATTTGGTTTTCTGATATTTGGAAAGCAGTTCGAACCCTCTAAACAAGGGCTGGCTGACATTTACTTTAAAAGCCCACTTATCCTGATAATCGGCCGGAACATTTCCTGAGCGGGGCTGATCATCACTGTGAGTATATCCGTAAGTGGTGGTCACGGGAGCACCGAAAGCGCCGCGCTGTCTCTTTACATCGCTTTCAGCGGCAAGAAGACTTTTACGGGCGGCGATAATAGTCGGGTTCTGTTTGAGTCCGAGTTGTACACACTCCTCTAGAGTGAGGGTCATTTCGGCATCTTTATCTTCTTCGCTCTCAGCTTGTGGAACCTTGGTAGCAGCGTCCTCCATGGACAACGTGGAGTTGGAAGAGGAGTTGTCAGCTTCTGCATCCTGCTGCGCAATGGCGGCAGGCGCAAATGACAGTAAGAAAATCAAAACAATTAAAAAAGTAATATTACGCTTCATTATACACATCCTGAACGTGTGGTTTTTTTCTGCAAGTAATTAGAATTACAAAAATCAGATTTTATATAGATGTTCCTGCGCAAGGAATCAAGTGTCAATTTGTTTTAAACACTATAAAACCTGCGCACAATCTGTTTTATCTCCCTGTAACTTATCCACAGCATGTTTAAGTGCAGGCAGGACAGCATCAAGGCTTTCCCTCACTGCTTTGGGACTTCCCGGAAAATTCACCACAATACTCTCACCAAGGGTTCCGGCAACGGCCCGCGAAATCATGGCATGAGGGGTTTTTGCCAATCCGGTGGCAGTGATAGCCCGCTCAAATCCGGGCAGCCTTTTCTCAATAACGGCAAGGGTGGCTTCCGGAGAAACATCACGCGGCCCAACCCCCGTTCCCCCGGTAGTCATGATCAGGTCAAAACCGCAGACATGGGCCAAATGCATCAGCAAAGCTTTCAAATCATCACTCTCATCCGCAATCAGATAGCCCTGCTCAATTGAAAGGGGAAGCGCACCTTTTACCATTTCCGCAATCAGCGGGCCAGCTTCGTCCTTACGCATACCGGCAGCACCTTTATCACTTAAGGTTACGTAAGCGAGGGAATAACCATGTTTTTTAAGCGAAACTTCTACTTCGCCCTGTGGCAGTTCAGACATTACTTCTGCTGTCCACGATTTTGCTCCGGGAACACCGGGAGTCCAGTTTCCAGAAATAACCCGCAGCAGTGCTTTACCCCCGCCTTCAATCATAATCCCGGACCGCAGCCCAGCAAGATCACCGGAAACAGTAGCACATAAGCACCCTTCCGGTTGGGACAAGGCCTCACCTAACACAATCCTGCGACCTACACCTGCACCTTTTATCGTAGAAAAATCACACTTCAACATCTGAACTCACTCCTTAAAATAACGATCAGGCCAGCAGTACGGCCAGAATTCCGGTAATGAAAATGCCGTCAAAAGTCCCGGCCCCGCCAATGGAAACCAGAGGGGCATCCAGCACCCGTCGTGTCGCCGGAGTGGCGAGATGCAACAGGTCCGCACCTATCAACGTTCCGAGACTCCCTGCAACATATGCCGCAATAGGCGCCATTTCACCCTGCACAAAAATAAGGGCCGCCAGCGCAGTAATCAACGGAGGAATGAGTACCGGAATACCAATTCCAACGCCGGGAATAGGCCGGGCGAGGACATATGCTGCTGCACTGACTACGCCGGTGCAGAGCAGGATGGAAAAATCGAATCCGTATTTGCCAAGCAGGGAAAGCGAGAGCAGCACCGGAATCACACACCCACCGAAATTAACGGCAACCACCTGATTGGTCAAAGTTGCAGCTTCACGCCTCGCGCCCATGGGAGAATAAGGGTTAAACATGCGCACCTGTCTTATCCGCACATCAGGAACCAGTCTTTCCGAACGGAAAACAGGGATATTGATCCCGCTACCTAGCAAAGTGGCGATGAGCAGCATAAACCCCTGCCCCGGAGTAAGTCCAAGTTTCGCAAAAGCCACGGTGACCAGACCAACCTGTACAAATATAAACAAAAAGAATATGAGGACAAAAAATATGACCCCCAAAAACATAACTGTGGGCAGCGAAAACATGGGACCTCGCATCGGACAAAACTCCTTTTTTAGCAAGTGCGGACAAATTCAGCCCATTTAATGCTATAAATGCAGACACCTCAAGATTTTATTGCTAATTTAATTTCTGCCCACCAAAGAAGATAAGAGTGAGGAAGGTTTAATTATTATGAAAGGAATTATTCTGGCCGGCGGGTCCGGCACGAGACTTTACCCTCTTACACGGGTAGTCAGCAAGCAATTGCTTCCGGTTTACGATAAACCGATGATCTACTATCCGCTCTCCATCCACATGATGTCAGGCATCCGGGATATTCTTATCATCGCCACCCCTGAGGACCTGCATAGATTTGAAGACCTGCTTGGAGACGGCTCAAACCTCGGCATCAATATTTCATACAAGGTTCAACCCAAACCGGAAGGTCTGGCCCAGGCTTTCATCATCGGTGAAGACTTCATAGGCGATGACAATGTCAGCCTGATCCTCGGCGATAACATATTTTACGGCCATGACCTGCCTCATATTTTGCAAAAAACTGCGGCGCTCAAAGAGGGTGGAACCGTCTTCGCTTATGCTGTCAAAGACCCCAGAAGATACGGCGTGGTCGAGTTCGATAAGAACCAGTCAGTAATCAGTATCGAGGAAAAACCGGAAGTCCCAAAATCAAAGTTCGCTGTTACCGGGCTGTATTTCTACGATAATTCTGTCATTGAGATTGCCAAAGGAATCAAGCCCTCAGCGCGCGGAGAATTGGAAATAACTGACGTAAACAACGAATATCTTAAGCGCGGAAAGCTTAATGTTGAATTGCTCGGACGTGGATACGCATGGCTGGATATGGGAACGCACCAGTCACTGCTGAGGGCAGCGGCGTATGTGGAGGCCGTCCAGGAAAGGCAGGGTTTCATGCTTGCCTGTCTGGAAGAAATTGCCTTCCGCATGGGGTACATTTCCAGTGAAGAGCTTAGGAGTATGGCGACTGATATGCTCAAGAATGATTACGGTCAGTACCTTATGGAGATATATAAAAACGCAAAGGATAAAGAACTATGAAACGGACAATTACTATCCTCATAATTATTCTGGTTTTGCTGCTTCCTGCTGCTTCATTCGGCGCGGACAAACAACTTGCAACAGAATTCAGCAAACTCTCTGGTGTAGAAGAGTCTTTCAAAACCCTGAGCATGAAAATTGATGAAATTGCCGGCGCCGACACCAAACCTGACCGGGTCTACGCAATGCAGGACCTATCCTGCCTCTGCAAGACAAGCAAAATGCAGGTGCATAGTCTTATTTCACTATACTCGGTGGTCAATCTTGTGAAAGATGAATCTAAATTCCAAAGCCGGGAAGCAGATTTGTTGAAGCGTAAATGCAGATACGCATATAACGATTTCAGCCGCCGCACGGCATTTGTTAGTGACATTCTTACCAAAGCAAAAGATCAGAATTTAAGGGATCTGGCTTTTATCTTTGAAGCGCAGCTGAAGATAGTGTTGGAGCAAATGAAAGCTATCAACAGCAGATTGAAATGAATCCAGATATAAATTTACGGGGCCTGTCTACTTTTTCAAGCACAAAAAAGGCGCGGAATACGCGCCTTTTTTGTGCCTGAAAAAGACAGATGCCAATTT
Above is a genomic segment from Maridesulfovibrio sp. containing:
- a CDS encoding molybdenum cofactor biosynthesis protein MoaE yields the protein MDISKKIAELKQDPDFADNVGMILVHNGIVRGWSRGTHEKVTGIEIKADHEKIEQIRQEHEKFPGIYKIVTHANEGVFKPGDDVLFLIVAGDIRENVKACLASLLDRVKAEAFSKKEIMA
- a CDS encoding glycosyltransferase; amino-acid sequence: MSVIIPTYNRAELICRAVDSVLGQTFVDFECLVIDDGSTDGTVEKLAKYDDSRIKPLWQENSGVSAARNFGIDESRGQFIALLDSDDEWVPEKLLKQIQFMEEGGFEISQTDEIWVRKGKRVNQCKKHEKPEGMFFERSLAMCMISPSCVIFSRKFWDEIGPFDEKLPACEDYDLWLRAGVKYPVGLLRERLTVKYGGRPDQLSNSVGCLDLYRIYAIVKLLNAEILSSEERVQALDELQRKAGFYIGGCRKRGRDDQAEKVERLIRAIWDGEPVPADAIIKN
- a CDS encoding glycosyltransferase, giving the protein MKIFQVINVRWFNATSWYALYLSKLLQDAGHEVLLITVPGTETESKAREMGLNVETIELNSAHPHKLFKACAQVLALVKKHRPQVVNCHRGEAFFWWGILRKLRMGYKLIRTRGDQRLPKSDFFNRYLHSKVADAVVVTNKKMADHFLKKMELAENSLWLIHGGVDKKKFTFTPQGRDEVRKKYGFTEDDIVIGMLGRFDRVKGQKELIEAVAKTRNNVHGRSIKLFLIGFPTATSQHEIETWLTNSGLSEITTISGKCEDVTACISAMDIGVIASLWSETIARAALEIMACGIPLISSSVGVMPDLLPAEALFPPENVDLLALKLTEAINKPEFRQKLLEEHKRTMSQLSGEDFLKRTMTLYQSVLN
- a CDS encoding lytic murein transglycosylase; this translates as MSRQLSIFFLILFWGGAALVQAADSHNWDGLKGRLVADGFNREYVDTVFSASSLEYSSSLMARKMRVLLKRRFEPPAKKVAREKEFDERYVGPIMLAGGYSYLREHYELLQNIDKRYGVAPSVLVALLLVETKLGFTLGDVPAFNNLANMAASSDPMIFFDELGYEKLEEKDMVWLKKRTKKKADWAYKELSALLTFSSQNSIVPTEIPGSPYGAFGICQFMPSTAVHYAVDGDGDGRIDLFGRDDALFSMANFLKRHGWNNSLSKEKKLKIIYRYNHSMVYARTIYEVSRQLEKISSTFGPD
- a CDS encoding dual CXXC motif small (seleno)protein, with protein sequence MFSSRNIFNKSAQGESPEQQGRCNSCGGELYTHRECRGVFLRCGSCGTKFNVADYSQYIDDEFEEEMANVPMNRL
- a CDS encoding TolC family protein, producing MKRNITFLIVLIFLLSFAPAAIAQQDAEADNSSSNSTLSMEDAATKVPQAESEEDKDAEMTLTLEECVQLGLKQNPTIIAARKSLLAAESDVKRQRGAFGAPVTTTYGYTHSDDQPRSGNVPADYQDKWAFKVNVSQPLFRGFELLSKYQKTKLQRASTEASLTNAELTLISKIQTSFLTLLQGRMEVKSKQDSVARLKSQLDVIQAFYQVGLRPRVDVLQAEVELANAEQDLLIAKNSVDSKSARLNTLLNLPIEKKVNYSGELTYLPFSMTLDQCIAKADKSRPDLEIARKAVEIAEKDVTIAESGFYPDVTADFNYGSSGGDPSVSKNKYNYQDRPDYWNVGANLNWQLFSWGQTYYDTKRAEDNVKKIKSEYDNTKLEASYEIKDQLLSLKAAADRIGVGRKSVEAGREGYRMAMARYQAQVSTNNEVLNAQSRLSDSEALLIQALSDYQVALAKLYVAMGDMNPSLKTN
- a CDS encoding MogA/MoaB family molybdenum cofactor biosynthesis protein, with protein sequence MLKCDFSTIKGAGVGRRIVLGEALSQPEGCLCATVSGDLAGLRSGIMIEGGGKALLRVISGNWTPGVPGAKSWTAEVMSELPQGEVEVSLKKHGYSLAYVTLSDKGAAGMRKDEAGPLIAEMVKGALPLSIEQGYLIADESDDLKALLMHLAHVCGFDLIMTTGGTGVGPRDVSPEATLAVIEKRLPGFERAITATGLAKTPHAMISRAVAGTLGESIVVNFPGSPKAVRESLDAVLPALKHAVDKLQGDKTDCAQVL
- a CDS encoding DUF1614 domain-containing protein → MRGPMFSLPTVMFLGVIFFVLIFFLFIFVQVGLVTVAFAKLGLTPGQGFMLLIATLLGSGINIPVFRSERLVPDVRIRQVRMFNPYSPMGARREAATLTNQVVAVNFGGCVIPVLLSLSLLGKYGFDFSILLCTGVVSAAAYVLARPIPGVGIGIPVLIPPLITALAALIFVQGEMAPIAAYVAGSLGTLIGADLLHLATPATRRVLDAPLVSIGGAGTFDGIFITGILAVLLA
- the rfbA gene encoding glucose-1-phosphate thymidylyltransferase RfbA — encoded protein: MKGIILAGGSGTRLYPLTRVVSKQLLPVYDKPMIYYPLSIHMMSGIRDILIIATPEDLHRFEDLLGDGSNLGINISYKVQPKPEGLAQAFIIGEDFIGDDNVSLILGDNIFYGHDLPHILQKTAALKEGGTVFAYAVKDPRRYGVVEFDKNQSVISIEEKPEVPKSKFAVTGLYFYDNSVIEIAKGIKPSARGELEITDVNNEYLKRGKLNVELLGRGYAWLDMGTHQSLLRAAAYVEAVQERQGFMLACLEEIAFRMGYISSEELRSMATDMLKNDYGQYLMEIYKNAKDKEL